A region from the Afifella aestuarii genome encodes:
- a CDS encoding sensor domain-containing protein: MGEQAASARAVADSEPPPCPVTRPQTGGPQSNVPQANAPQSSALQTSAPASLFDQNIVAAAQIRFADGGVTRINHRCASLLGFEPEGLAGRSLISLAIPEERNIWGERLTSLSCGALSECSGEMHCIGGNGCPVRVNLTLSAFTSGGTRADECVAILHGIAPEAPLAPALRIEQEPEATFRAIYENIQEGVYRSSIDGQQLAANPALVRLNGYDSEAEMLANVHDIATEWYVDPTRRAEFQAAMREHGRVERFISEVYRHKTRERIWVEENAHLVKDPVTGETLYYEGTVREVTGTVGQLKLHERLQKIGAVISACLFQLRRRPNATSAVPYAGLGLEPLFGVTPDDVRNDASPLLAAVHRDDRLRLSASLLRSATRMTPWALEFRVSHPHRGTIWLSGRAVPDREPDGSVLWHGLVSDVTALKTNERQIYELAYFDSLTGLPNRQMLHDRLAMALAASRRRKSFGALLFIDLDNFKVINDSYGHDVGDLLLASTAQRLRLCLRELDTVARLGGDEFVVLLQDLGDTEAQAMRHADRVARKVLQAVDQPCLLNEQRFQTTCSIGLTLLDGRESDPEELLKHADLAMYEAKAAGRNGLSVFSAATRNPAREHVGAIADFRRAIDSGDIEFVLDAQYDVDGNCRGAELLPSWHHERWGAFRSQELASFAEEAGQAEALTHQTIAQACALLGSWGTRPDLCRLSLSVGVSARMLHERGAVRRINRFLLDAGADPRRLTLELPEIIVGKNDVALADKMHRLRRSGVRFTLKSFGGRLTRLAQLKALPFDEIKIDPAHMCDIAAEPPPLIRKVMRIADSLNLMVIAEGVETEAQRRALAAAGCDRLQGPLSGAPMPPQAFEERFASPVIPLHAAPLTQQRFA; encoded by the coding sequence ATGGGGGAACAAGCGGCGAGTGCGAGAGCTGTCGCGGATTCTGAGCCGCCGCCGTGTCCCGTCACGCGCCCGCAGACGGGTGGGCCGCAATCGAATGTACCTCAGGCGAATGCACCTCAATCGAGCGCGCTCCAGACGAGCGCGCCGGCGTCTCTGTTCGATCAGAACATCGTCGCCGCGGCCCAGATCCGTTTCGCCGACGGCGGCGTCACCCGGATCAACCATCGCTGCGCCAGCCTTCTCGGATTCGAGCCGGAAGGGCTCGCCGGCCGCTCCCTGATCTCTCTCGCAATTCCGGAGGAGCGCAATATCTGGGGCGAGCGCCTGACGAGCCTCAGCTGCGGTGCTCTTTCGGAATGCAGCGGCGAAATGCACTGCATCGGCGGCAATGGCTGTCCTGTGCGGGTCAATCTCACGCTGAGCGCCTTCACGAGCGGCGGCACGCGCGCCGATGAATGCGTCGCCATCCTTCATGGCATCGCGCCCGAAGCCCCCCTGGCCCCGGCTCTCCGGATAGAGCAAGAGCCTGAGGCCACGTTCCGCGCCATCTACGAGAACATTCAGGAAGGCGTGTACCGCTCCTCCATCGACGGGCAGCAGCTTGCGGCCAATCCCGCGCTCGTTCGTCTCAACGGCTACGACAGCGAGGCGGAGATGCTGGCGAATGTCCACGACATCGCCACCGAATGGTACGTCGACCCGACGCGGCGGGCCGAGTTCCAGGCCGCCATGCGTGAACACGGTCGGGTGGAAAGGTTCATCTCCGAGGTCTACCGCCACAAAACGCGCGAGCGCATTTGGGTGGAAGAGAACGCCCATCTCGTAAAGGATCCGGTGACCGGCGAGACACTCTATTATGAGGGGACGGTCCGCGAGGTGACGGGCACGGTCGGACAGCTAAAGCTGCACGAGCGCCTGCAAAAAATCGGCGCCGTCATTTCGGCCTGTCTTTTTCAATTGCGGCGGCGCCCAAACGCGACCAGTGCCGTTCCCTATGCCGGTCTCGGCCTTGAACCGCTCTTCGGGGTCACTCCGGACGACGTGCGCAACGACGCCTCTCCTCTCCTCGCCGCCGTCCATCGCGACGACCGCCTGCGTCTGTCGGCAAGCCTGTTGCGCTCGGCAACCCGCATGACGCCCTGGGCGCTGGAATTTCGTGTCAGTCATCCTCATCGCGGCACGATCTGGCTGTCCGGTCGCGCCGTGCCCGACCGCGAGCCCGATGGCTCCGTCCTCTGGCACGGCCTCGTTTCGGATGTCACCGCCCTCAAGACCAATGAGCGGCAGATTTATGAGCTCGCCTATTTCGATTCGCTGACCGGCCTGCCGAACCGGCAGATGCTGCACGACAGGCTGGCGATGGCGCTGGCCGCGAGCCGGCGGCGCAAAAGCTTCGGCGCCCTCCTCTTCATCGATCTCGATAATTTCAAGGTCATCAACGACAGCTACGGCCACGATGTCGGCGACCTGCTCCTCGCCAGCACCGCCCAGCGTCTGCGTCTGTGCCTGCGCGAGCTCGATACCGTCGCCCGGCTCGGGGGCGACGAGTTCGTCGTGCTTTTGCAGGATCTGGGGGATACGGAAGCGCAGGCGATGCGCCACGCCGACAGGGTGGCGCGGAAAGTGCTGCAGGCGGTCGACCAGCCCTGCCTCCTCAACGAGCAGCGCTTTCAGACCACCTGCTCGATCGGCCTCACCTTGCTGGACGGACGCGAGAGCGATCCGGAAGAACTCCTCAAACACGCCGATCTCGCGATGTACGAAGCCAAGGCCGCCGGCCGCAACGGCCTCAGCGTCTTCAGCGCCGCAACGCGAAACCCCGCCCGCGAGCATGTCGGCGCAATCGCCGACTTTCGCCGTGCGATCGACAGCGGCGACATCGAGTTCGTGCTCGATGCTCAATATGATGTCGACGGCAACTGCCGTGGCGCCGAGCTCCTGCCCTCCTGGCACCATGAAAGATGGGGGGCTTTCCGCAGCCAGGAGCTGGCAAGCTTCGCCGAAGAGGCCGGGCAGGCAGAAGCCCTGACGCACCAGACGATCGCTCAGGCCTGCGCGCTCCTCGGCAGCTGGGGCACGAGGCCGGACCTCTGCCGGCTGTCGCTTTCCGTGGGTGTCAGCGCGCGCATGCTGCACGAGCGCGGCGCCGTCAGACGGATCAACCGCTTTCTTCTGGATGCCGGCGCCGACCCCAGGCGCCTCACGCTCGAATTGCCGGAGATCATCGTCGGCAAGAACGATGTGGCGCTCGCCGACAAGATGCATCGGCTGCGCCGTTCCGGCGTGCGCTTCACTCTCAAGAGTTTTGGCGGCCGCCTCACGCGCCTCGCCCAGCTCAAAGCGCTGCCCTTCGACGAGATCAAGATCGATCCGGCGCATATGTGCGATATCGCAGCCGAGCCTCCTCCCCTCATCCGCAAGGTCATGCGCATCGCCGACAGCCTCAACCTCATGGTCATCGCGGAAGGTGTGGAGACGGAGGCGCAGCGGCGGGCTCTGGCAGCCGCCGGTTGTGACCGCCTTCAGGGTCCTTTGTCCGGAGCACCGATGCCGCCCCAGGCTTTCGAAGAGAGATTCGCGTCCCCGGTGATTCCCCTCCACGCGGCCCCGCTGACGCAACAGAGATTCGCCTGA
- a CDS encoding lytic transglycosylase domain-containing protein, giving the protein MILPSRKLAAIAAAFALAIAAGESLLVLSAPVATAAPATPMLPKPRPEEKAPASVEAMPAPRPAADATSDAKPGDVAEAKATPASASEDSTAENAAPENAAPEETAAADAAAASADENPAQETDGDASASVEPETTTGSIGTGETLSAQTEKPAPSQENAAEKTGSQELAFLAPRPRPIPMGAAAERLNRMKNDRPPYGFSQADLLKRGLDLVTADAYTSALAFSETLPNAFDRELIRFFVARAPFSGLAPATIEEVARDHPDWPDPDLLRLRAEQALLRTRPTGEALLAFYAEGAPMTDDGWLRLADIYSERGWHKRSRKIVRRIWREESLSSAQMAHILAEHADALSKEDHLYRFRRLLLHKRTGEAIRVGQAIGPGYDQLARAVAAAVDRGGSTASLMAIKTRFRGEPAWEYARILMLIRKDQLVEAALRMSLVERAGSKLGDADRWWELRKDLARMLLEEGYPALAYSVAATHAAQSPEAIVEAEFHAGWLALRYLDSPRAARAHFARIAAVATQPRSIARGYYWLGRAHAASGHADQAAKAYSVAARHGATYYGQLSREALGLTHTGLELRPRPTALDRLRFAARPEVHAIKRLAAAQHNFRTRAFFMALGDKLDSPGELSLLDTLSRRINEPHYGMLAAARADARGVEVGALRAPLIVVPPDIPQPAIVDRALLYAVSKQESAFNPSATSHVGARGLMQFMPATARYTARQIGLPFSLVRLSSDPAYNATLGAAHLGELLTNLRGSYIMTFAGYNAGPGRAIDWVKRYGDPRGAETDPVDWVERIPFDETRNYVQKVMENLQAYRSRLGHTLSISEDLAHGDPVR; this is encoded by the coding sequence GTGATCTTGCCGAGCAGGAAACTCGCGGCGATCGCCGCAGCGTTCGCCCTGGCCATCGCGGCTGGGGAGTCTCTGCTCGTGCTTTCAGCCCCCGTGGCGACCGCCGCGCCCGCAACGCCGATGCTGCCGAAGCCACGCCCGGAGGAAAAGGCCCCAGCGAGCGTTGAAGCCATGCCCGCGCCCCGTCCTGCCGCAGACGCAACTTCAGACGCAAAGCCGGGCGATGTCGCGGAAGCGAAGGCGACACCCGCCTCTGCATCCGAAGATTCGACCGCCGAGAATGCGGCCCCCGAAAACGCTGCGCCTGAAGAAACGGCCGCAGCCGACGCCGCAGCCGCCAGCGCCGATGAAAACCCGGCCCAGGAGACGGATGGGGACGCCTCGGCCAGCGTCGAGCCCGAAACGACCACCGGCTCGATCGGAACCGGCGAGACGCTCTCGGCCCAAACGGAGAAGCCGGCCCCGTCACAGGAGAACGCTGCAGAGAAGACCGGATCGCAGGAGCTTGCCTTTCTGGCGCCGCGCCCGCGTCCGATCCCGATGGGTGCCGCAGCTGAGCGGCTGAACCGGATGAAGAACGACCGCCCGCCTTACGGCTTTTCGCAGGCCGACCTCCTGAAGCGCGGCCTCGATCTCGTGACGGCCGATGCCTATACGAGTGCGCTCGCCTTCTCCGAGACCCTGCCGAACGCCTTCGACCGCGAGCTCATCCGCTTCTTCGTCGCCCGCGCGCCCTTCTCCGGCCTCGCCCCGGCTACGATCGAGGAAGTCGCACGCGACCACCCGGACTGGCCCGATCCCGACCTCCTCAGGCTGCGCGCCGAACAGGCGCTCCTGCGCACGCGTCCGACGGGCGAAGCCCTTCTCGCCTTCTATGCCGAAGGCGCGCCGATGACGGATGATGGCTGGCTGCGGCTCGCCGATATCTATTCAGAGCGCGGCTGGCACAAGCGCAGCCGAAAAATCGTTCGCCGGATCTGGCGCGAGGAATCGCTGTCGAGCGCGCAGATGGCGCATATTCTGGCCGAGCATGCCGACGCGCTGTCAAAAGAGGACCACCTCTACCGCTTTCGCAGACTTCTCCTGCACAAGCGCACGGGCGAGGCGATCCGTGTCGGCCAGGCGATCGGTCCGGGCTATGACCAGCTGGCACGTGCCGTCGCCGCCGCCGTCGACCGCGGCGGCTCGACCGCGAGCCTGATGGCCATCAAGACGCGTTTCCGTGGCGAGCCCGCCTGGGAATACGCCCGCATCCTCATGCTCATTCGCAAAGACCAGCTTGTCGAAGCCGCGTTGCGCATGAGCCTGGTGGAGCGCGCCGGCAGCAAGCTGGGCGATGCCGACCGGTGGTGGGAGCTGCGCAAGGATCTGGCGCGCATGCTCCTGGAAGAAGGCTACCCCGCCCTCGCTTATTCAGTGGCGGCCACCCATGCCGCGCAATCGCCGGAGGCGATCGTCGAAGCGGAATTCCATGCCGGCTGGCTGGCACTCCGATATCTCGATTCCCCGCGTGCCGCGCGGGCGCACTTTGCGAGGATCGCCGCCGTCGCCACGCAGCCGCGCTCCATCGCGCGCGGCTATTACTGGCTCGGTCGCGCCCATGCCGCGAGCGGCCACGCCGATCAGGCGGCCAAGGCCTATTCCGTCGCCGCCCGCCATGGCGCCACATATTATGGTCAGCTGTCGCGCGAAGCTTTGGGCCTCACCCATACGGGTCTCGAACTCCGGCCGCGCCCGACCGCACTCGACAGGCTGCGCTTTGCCGCAAGGCCGGAAGTGCACGCCATCAAGCGCCTCGCGGCGGCACAGCACAATTTCCGCACCCGCGCCTTTTTCATGGCGCTCGGCGACAAGCTTGATAGTCCTGGCGAGCTTTCCCTTCTCGATACGCTGTCCCGGCGCATCAACGAACCGCATTACGGCATGCTCGCCGCCGCCCGTGCCGATGCCCGCGGCGTCGAGGTCGGGGCCCTGCGCGCGCCGCTCATCGTCGTCCCGCCGGACATTCCGCAGCCGGCGATCGTCGATCGCGCACTTCTATATGCGGTCTCCAAACAGGAGAGCGCCTTCAACCCGTCGGCCACCAGCCATGTCGGGGCGCGCGGGCTGATGCAGTTCATGCCCGCGACCGCGCGCTATACGGCGCGGCAGATCGGCCTTCCCTTCTCTCTCGTGCGCCTGTCGAGCGACCCCGCCTACAACGCCACTTTGGGCGCCGCCCATCTCGGCGAACTTCTGACCAATCTGCGCGGCTCATATATAATGACCTTCGCGGGCTATAATGCGGGGCCAGGCCGCGCCATCGATTGGGTGAAACGTTACGGCGATCCACGCGGGGCGGAGACCGATCCCGTCGACTGGGTCGAGCGCATCCCCTTCGACGAGACGCGCAACTACGTCCAGAAGGTGATGGAAAACCTTCAGGCCTATCGCAGCCGCCTCGGCCATACGCTCTCCATCTCCGAGGATCTGGCGCACGGCGATCCAGTCCGTTAG
- the dapA gene encoding 4-hydroxy-tetrahydrodipicolinate synthase — protein MFKGSIPALVTPMRNGNVDEEAFRNFLEWQIGEGSHGFVPVGTTGESPTLSHAEHKRVVELCVEVTAKRVPVIAGAGSNNTREAIELAEHAEKAGADAVLVVTPYYNKPSQKGLYAHFKAVADAISIPIIIYNIPPRSVIDMSVETMKQLFEDCPNITGVKDATANLVRASLQRQAIGTEFNQLSGEDPTALGFMAHGGHGCISVTANVAPKLCSEFQKACMAGDFSTALDYQDRLMPLHRALFLEPSPGPTKYALSVLGKMSEEVRSPITTIGEETKSEVQDALRHAGLLN, from the coding sequence ATGTTCAAGGGGTCAATTCCGGCGCTGGTGACGCCCATGCGCAACGGTAATGTCGATGAAGAGGCGTTCCGCAACTTCCTGGAATGGCAGATCGGCGAGGGCAGCCACGGCTTCGTGCCGGTCGGCACGACCGGCGAATCACCGACGCTGTCGCATGCCGAGCACAAGCGGGTGGTGGAATTGTGCGTCGAGGTCACGGCCAAAAGGGTGCCGGTGATCGCCGGCGCAGGCTCCAACAATACGCGCGAGGCGATCGAGCTTGCCGAACATGCGGAGAAGGCGGGTGCCGATGCCGTACTGGTGGTGACGCCCTATTACAACAAGCCGAGCCAGAAGGGCCTATACGCACATTTCAAGGCTGTGGCGGACGCGATCTCCATCCCGATCATCATCTACAACATCCCGCCGCGCTCGGTGATCGACATGAGCGTGGAGACGATGAAGCAGCTCTTCGAGGATTGCCCGAACATCACCGGCGTCAAGGACGCGACGGCCAATCTGGTGCGCGCCAGCCTGCAGCGCCAGGCAATCGGCACGGAGTTCAACCAGCTCTCCGGCGAAGACCCGACGGCGCTCGGCTTCATGGCTCATGGCGGGCATGGCTGTATTTCGGTGACGGCGAACGTCGCGCCGAAACTCTGTTCGGAATTCCAGAAGGCCTGCATGGCGGGCGATTTCTCAACGGCGCTCGACTATCAGGACCGGCTGATGCCACTCCATCGCGCATTGTTCCTTGAGCCGAGCCCGGGACCCACCAAATATGCACTCTCGGTGCTCGGAAAGATGAGCGAGGAAGTGCGCTCGCCGATCACCACGATCGGAGAGGAGACCAAAAGCGAGGTGCAGGACGCGCTTCGCCATGCCGGGCTCCTCAATTAA
- the smpB gene encoding SsrA-binding protein SmpB, whose protein sequence is MAKKTTTNNKVVADNRRARFDYEIGETIEAGLQLVGTEVKSLRQNKANIAESYVSPERGEVWLINGNIPEYVQANQFNHDPRRKRRLLLHQREIDRLSQSVDREGMTIVPLRLYFNDRGIAKLAIALAKGKKTHDKRETEKKRDWQREKNRLLKELG, encoded by the coding sequence ATGGCGAAGAAGACGACGACGAACAACAAGGTTGTGGCCGACAATCGGCGCGCCCGTTTCGATTACGAAATCGGCGAGACGATCGAGGCTGGCCTGCAGCTCGTCGGAACTGAGGTGAAGAGCCTCCGGCAGAACAAAGCCAATATCGCGGAATCCTATGTGAGCCCGGAACGTGGCGAGGTGTGGCTGATCAACGGCAACATCCCGGAATACGTCCAGGCGAACCAGTTCAACCATGATCCGCGACGCAAACGCCGGCTGCTCTTGCATCAACGCGAGATCGACCGGCTGTCGCAGAGCGTCGACCGCGAAGGCATGACCATCGTGCCGCTGCGGCTTTATTTCAACGATCGCGGCATCGCCAAGCTCGCGATCGCGCTCGCCAAGGGCAAGAAGACCCACGACAAGCGCGAGACCGAGAAGAAGCGCGACTGGCAGCGCGAGAAGAACCGGTTGTTGAAGGAGCTCGGCTAG
- a CDS encoding uracil-DNA glycosylase — translation MPSSSKTSRGTCPPANPPRDCPLCPRLVEFRNEWRAKEPSWHNAPVPTFGPSSARLLIIGLAPGLRGANRTGRPFTGDYAGDLLYDTLIEYGFARGEYRADPNDTLELVDAAIVNAVRCVPPQNKPVGAEINNCRPFLAATIARHTELAAILALGRIAHDSVVRTLGLRLKDAPFGHGAVHEITGEASGGLRLFDSYHCSRYNTNTGVLTEKMFKGVFAEIRNLLGKPR, via the coding sequence TTGCCGTCTTCGTCAAAAACCTCCCGCGGCACCTGTCCGCCTGCGAACCCGCCCCGCGATTGCCCCCTCTGCCCGCGCCTCGTCGAATTCCGCAACGAATGGCGGGCCAAAGAGCCGTCCTGGCACAACGCGCCGGTGCCGACCTTCGGCCCCTCCTCTGCACGGCTCTTGATCATCGGCCTGGCGCCGGGCCTGCGCGGCGCCAACCGCACGGGACGCCCGTTTACAGGCGATTATGCCGGCGATCTCCTCTACGACACGCTGATCGAATATGGCTTCGCGCGCGGCGAATACCGCGCTGATCCCAACGACACGCTCGAGCTGGTCGATGCGGCGATCGTCAACGCGGTGCGCTGCGTGCCGCCGCAGAACAAGCCGGTCGGCGCGGAGATCAACAATTGCCGGCCGTTCCTCGCCGCGACCATCGCCCGCCACACCGAGCTTGCCGCCATCCTGGCGCTCGGGCGCATCGCCCATGACAGCGTCGTGCGCACCCTCGGCCTGCGCCTCAAGGACGCGCCCTTCGGCCATGGCGCGGTGCACGAAATCACGGGCGAGGCGTCAGGCGGCCTGCGCCTTTTCGACAGCTACCATTGCTCGCGTTACAACACGAACACCGGTGTTCTGACGGAAAAGATGTTCAAAGGCGTGTTCGCAGAGATCCGCAATCTCTTGGGCAAGCCGCGTTAA
- a CDS encoding NYN domain-containing protein produces MFDAREKVALFLDGANLYATSRSLGFDIDYRRLLDSFRKKAYVLRAVYYTALAEDQEYSSIRPLIDWLDYNGYRIVTKPLKEFTDAQGRRKVKGNMDIELAVDAMEIAEHIDHLILFSGDGDFRYLVDALQRKGKKVTVASTLKSQPPMISDDLRRQADHFLELADMAAEFGRAGPARTRPASDDENDGSPGSYEDDEFDYYDDDDEVDTSAR; encoded by the coding sequence ATGTTCGATGCGCGTGAAAAAGTTGCCTTATTTCTGGATGGAGCCAATCTTTACGCAACATCCCGCTCGCTGGGTTTCGACATCGACTACCGTCGTCTTCTCGATAGTTTTCGCAAGAAAGCCTATGTCTTGCGCGCGGTTTATTATACTGCGCTTGCCGAGGATCAGGAATATTCTTCGATCCGCCCTTTGATCGATTGGCTCGATTACAATGGCTACCGCATCGTCACCAAGCCCTTGAAGGAATTTACCGACGCGCAGGGTCGGCGGAAGGTCAAGGGCAATATGGACATCGAGCTCGCGGTCGATGCCATGGAAATCGCCGAGCACATCGACCACCTCATCCTCTTCTCCGGCGACGGAGACTTCCGCTATCTGGTCGATGCCTTGCAGCGCAAAGGCAAAAAGGTGACCGTTGCCTCGACCTTGAAGTCGCAACCGCCGATGATCTCCGACGACCTTCGTCGCCAGGCCGACCATTTTCTCGAGCTTGCCGACATGGCAGCCGAATTCGGTCGTGCCGGCCCTGCCCGCACACGTCCCGCCTCCGATGACGAGAACGACGGCAGCCCCGGCTCCTATGAGGACGACGAGTTCGATTATTACGACGATGATGATGAAGTCGACACGAGCGCCCGGTGA
- the rpoZ gene encoding DNA-directed RNA polymerase subunit omega, protein MARVTVEDCVDKVDNRFDLVLLAAHRSRTISNGSPLTVDRDNDKNPVVALREIADETIQPEDMKEDLIHSLQRFVEVDEPEPAPEEIEAQSGGAEDEMTFDRMSEEELLRGLESLDPPERRDD, encoded by the coding sequence ATGGCGCGCGTCACCGTGGAAGATTGCGTCGACAAGGTCGATAACCGGTTCGATCTCGTGCTTCTTGCGGCGCACCGCTCGCGCACGATCTCGAATGGTTCGCCGCTGACGGTGGACCGTGACAACGACAAGAACCCCGTCGTTGCCTTGCGGGAGATTGCCGACGAGACGATTCAGCCCGAGGATATGAAAGAAGATCTCATTCATTCCTTGCAGAGGTTCGTCGAGGTCGACGAGCCGGAGCCGGCTCCGGAAGAGATCGAAGCCCAGAGCGGCGGAGCAGAAGACGAAATGACCTTCGATCGGATGAGCGAAGAAGAGCTTCTGCGCGGTCTGGAGAGCCTCGATCCGCCCGAGCGGCGCGACGACTGA
- a CDS encoding RelA/SpoT family protein, which yields MMRQYELVERVAAYNPAVNEDLLNRAYVYAMKKHGTQKRASGDPYFSHPLEVAAIITELRMDDASVAVALLHDTIEDTSATRDEIDKLFGTEIGRLVDGLTKIDRLDLMSREARQAESLRKLLLAVADDVRVLLVKLADRLHNMRTIQYVPEAKRGRIAEETMEIYAPLAGRMGMQAVREELEELSFRTLNPEAYATIAAKLVDLRERTGGDIETIQVALEKRLQDSGIKGEIRGRQKRPYSIFAKMQRKAVGFEQLSDIFGFRIFFHDVSDCYRALGAVHTEWRMVPGRFKDYISTPKQNGYQSLHTTVVGPGKQRVELQLRTYAMDRIAEYGIAAHPLYKDGIAADRDRLARESSAYAWLRQTVEHIAHGDAPEEFLENTKLELFQDQVFCFTPKGRLIALPRGATPIDFAYAVHTDIGDTCVGAKVNGKLTPLVTPLENGDEVEIVRSEAQRPPPAWESVVVTGKARAAIRRATRAHVRKQYAGLGRHTLHRAFERLEEPWSEARLKEHVGHFGFEDVEDLLAAVGRGQVNAEAVMNSVFPERMVATQAGTRTNTWHDTARASLGFNLDEEGRRGAHDDNALPIRGASGDMPIRFDPEGGAVPGDRIVGILTPGEGITIYPIHSPALTEFENEPDRWVDVRWDIPGGSAERFPARIKVSTLNEPGSLAEVADSIGRSDGNIDNLRMLQRRRDFTELEIDLEVWNLKHLNHIMRNLRAKSVVSGVVRVNG from the coding sequence ATGATGCGCCAATACGAGCTGGTCGAGCGGGTCGCCGCCTACAATCCAGCCGTCAATGAAGATCTGCTCAATCGCGCGTATGTCTATGCCATGAAGAAGCATGGCACGCAGAAGCGCGCCTCCGGCGATCCTTATTTTTCACATCCCCTCGAAGTCGCGGCCATCATCACCGAACTCAGGATGGATGACGCCTCCGTCGCCGTCGCGCTTCTCCACGATACGATCGAAGATACGAGTGCCACGCGCGACGAGATCGACAAGCTCTTCGGCACCGAGATCGGGCGCCTCGTCGACGGGCTGACGAAAATCGACCGGCTCGATCTCATGTCGCGCGAGGCGCGGCAGGCGGAGAGCCTCAGAAAGCTGCTTCTCGCCGTCGCCGACGATGTGCGCGTGCTTCTCGTCAAGCTCGCCGACCGTCTGCACAATATGCGCACGATCCAATACGTGCCGGAGGCGAAGCGCGGACGCATCGCCGAAGAGACGATGGAAATCTATGCGCCGCTCGCCGGGCGTATGGGCATGCAGGCCGTGCGCGAGGAGCTGGAAGAGCTGTCCTTTCGCACGCTCAATCCGGAAGCCTATGCGACGATCGCGGCGAAGCTCGTCGATCTTCGCGAGCGCACCGGCGGCGACATCGAGACGATCCAGGTGGCGCTTGAAAAGAGATTGCAGGACAGCGGAATCAAGGGTGAGATCCGCGGCCGGCAGAAGCGGCCTTATTCGATCTTCGCCAAGATGCAGCGCAAGGCCGTCGGCTTTGAACAATTGTCGGATATTTTCGGCTTCCGCATCTTCTTCCACGACGTGAGCGACTGCTACCGGGCGCTCGGTGCCGTGCATACGGAATGGCGGATGGTGCCGGGGCGCTTCAAGGATTACATCTCCACGCCCAAGCAGAACGGCTATCAATCGCTGCATACGACCGTGGTCGGGCCGGGCAAGCAGCGCGTCGAGCTGCAGCTTCGCACCTATGCGATGGACCGGATCGCCGAATACGGCATCGCCGCGCATCCGCTCTACAAAGACGGGATTGCCGCCGACCGGGACCGGCTGGCGCGCGAATCCTCTGCCTATGCGTGGCTGCGGCAGACGGTGGAACACATCGCCCATGGCGACGCGCCGGAAGAGTTTCTGGAAAACACCAAGCTCGAGCTCTTTCAGGACCAGGTCTTCTGCTTCACGCCGAAGGGGCGCCTCATTGCACTGCCGCGTGGCGCGACGCCGATCGACTTCGCCTATGCGGTGCACACCGATATCGGCGACACCTGCGTCGGCGCGAAGGTCAACGGCAAGCTGACGCCGCTCGTGACGCCCTTGGAGAACGGCGACGAGGTGGAGATCGTGCGCTCCGAAGCGCAGCGGCCGCCGCCCGCCTGGGAATCCGTCGTCGTGACCGGCAAGGCGCGCGCCGCCATCCGCCGCGCCACGCGCGCCCATGTGCGCAAGCAATATGCGGGGCTCGGCCGCCATACGCTGCACCGGGCCTTCGAGCGATTGGAGGAGCCGTGGTCGGAAGCGCGCCTCAAGGAGCATGTCGGCCATTTCGGCTTCGAAGACGTCGAGGATCTCCTCGCCGCTGTCGGGCGCGGTCAGGTCAATGCCGAAGCGGTGATGAACTCCGTCTTCCCCGAGCGCATGGTCGCGACGCAGGCGGGCACGCGCACCAATACCTGGCACGATACGGCGCGAGCGAGCCTCGGCTTCAACCTCGACGAGGAAGGCCGCCGCGGCGCGCATGACGACAACGCCCTGCCCATCCGCGGGGCGAGCGGCGACATGCCGATCCGTTTCGATCCGGAGGGCGGTGCGGTGCCGGGCGACCGTATCGTGGGCATCCTCACACCAGGTGAGGGGATTACCATCTATCCAATCCATTCTCCGGCTTTGACGGAATTCGAGAACGAGCCGGATCGGTGGGTCGATGTGCGCTGGGACATTCCGGGCGGTTCGGCGGAGCGGTTTCCGGCGCGGATCAAGGTGTCGACACTCAACGAGCCTGGATCTCTTGCCGAGGTTGCAGATTCGATCGGCCGCAGTGACGGGAATATTGACAATCTTCGGATGCTGCAGCGCCGTCGTGACTTTACCGAGCTTGAAATCGATCTAGAAGTCTGGAACCTCAAGCATTTGAACCACATCATGCGGAACTTGAGGGCGAAATCGGTGGTGAGCGGCGTGGTGCGCGTCAACGGATAG